One Pseudorca crassidens isolate mPseCra1 chromosome 21, mPseCra1.hap1, whole genome shotgun sequence DNA segment encodes these proteins:
- the LOC137216122 gene encoding uncharacterized protein, which yields MLLLLSLLPLLPPPLLPPPPPPLVLLLLLLLLHDSCFLHLSRPQFQMLEVRNMPFSLGYWFT from the coding sequence ATGCTGTTGCTACTGTCACTGCTGCCTCtcctgccgccgccgctgctgccgccgccgccgccgccgctggtCCTGCTTTTGCTTTTACTTCTCCTGCATGACAGTTGTTTTCTCCATCTGAGCAGACCCCAGTTTCAGATGCTCGAGGTGAGAAACATGCCTTTCAGTTTGGGCTACTGGTTTACTTAA